From one Azospirillum ramasamyi genomic stretch:
- a CDS encoding LpxI family protein has product MADTRQVAGPKLAILAGGGTLPARIASAVRGQGREVFVVAFDGHTDPETVAGLPHLWSRFGAAGTILRRLHEEGVGEVVLAGPVKRPSFTELMPDWRTARFLARVGTRALGDDGLLRAVVREVEEDGFRVVGLHELLKDLLTTPGPVGRLSPDADAERDIARAVEVARAMGALDVGQGAVVQQGIVLAVEAIEGTDAMLDRCAGLSRPGPGGVLVKVKKPKQDRRIDLPTMGVTTVEKAAAAGLRGIAVEAGGSLLVDRAAVAAAADRLGLFVTGIEIPQ; this is encoded by the coding sequence ATGGCCGATACCCGACAGGTTGCCGGTCCGAAATTGGCGATCCTGGCCGGTGGCGGTACGCTGCCGGCCAGGATCGCGAGCGCGGTGCGCGGGCAGGGGCGTGAAGTCTTCGTCGTCGCGTTCGACGGACACACCGACCCCGAGACCGTCGCCGGTCTGCCGCATCTGTGGAGCCGCTTCGGCGCTGCCGGCACCATCCTCCGCCGTCTCCATGAGGAAGGCGTGGGGGAGGTCGTGCTGGCCGGGCCGGTGAAGCGTCCGTCCTTCACGGAACTGATGCCGGACTGGCGCACAGCGCGGTTCCTTGCCCGCGTCGGAACCCGCGCGCTTGGCGACGACGGTTTGCTGCGCGCCGTGGTGCGCGAGGTGGAAGAGGACGGCTTCCGCGTCGTCGGTCTCCATGAACTGCTGAAGGATCTGTTGACCACGCCCGGTCCGGTCGGACGGCTCTCCCCGGATGCGGACGCGGAGCGTGATATCGCCCGCGCGGTCGAGGTCGCCCGTGCCATGGGGGCGCTGGATGTCGGACAAGGAGCGGTGGTCCAGCAGGGCATCGTCCTGGCTGTCGAGGCCATCGAGGGTACCGACGCCATGCTCGACCGTTGTGCCGGCCTGTCGCGGCCGGGGCCGGGCGGCGTGCTGGTCAAGGTGAAGAAGCCCAAGCAGGACCGCCGCATCGATCTGCCGACCATGGGCGTCACGACGGTGGAGAAGGCCGCCGCAGCCGGGCTGCGCGGCATCGCCGTCGAGGCCGGCGGCAGCCTTTTGGTCGATCGCGCGGCGGTGGCGGCGGCGGCCGACCGGCTCGGTCTGTTCGTCACCGGCATCGAGATTCCGCAATGA
- the lpxB gene encoding lipid-A-disaccharide synthase, giving the protein MTIHPTAAEVACDGPTLFLIAGEPSGDALGARLMAAAKRLTGGKVRFVGIGGEKMTAEGLVSLFPMGELTLFGIFELLPHLPNLIRRIDQTVAEIVRLRPDAVVGIDSPGFTVRVAKKVRAAEPAIPLVHYVAPTVWAWKPKRAAKYAAIYDHLLAVLPFEPPYFEKEGLACTFVGHSVVEGGAGKGDGGAFRERHGIAPDERIVAVLPGSRKGEVSRLLPDFRATLELLRPAHPNLVAVVPTVATVRDRVAAAIADWPLRTLLVEGDAEKYDAFAAAEAALAASGTVALELALARLPTVIAYRLNPVTVALYRRLIQVKYVNLVNLMLDRMLVPELLQKDCRPDRLAAELRRLLDDPAARQTQIDGVAEVARWLGQGDTPPSERAARAILDLVEEHRTKND; this is encoded by the coding sequence ATGACCATCCACCCGACGGCCGCTGAGGTGGCCTGCGACGGCCCGACCCTGTTCCTGATCGCCGGCGAACCGTCGGGCGACGCGCTGGGCGCGCGGCTGATGGCGGCGGCCAAGCGGTTGACCGGCGGCAAAGTGCGCTTCGTGGGTATCGGCGGCGAGAAGATGACGGCGGAGGGACTGGTCAGCCTGTTCCCCATGGGCGAACTGACCCTGTTCGGCATCTTCGAACTGCTGCCGCATCTGCCGAACCTGATCCGCCGCATCGACCAGACGGTTGCGGAGATCGTCCGGCTGCGGCCCGACGCCGTGGTAGGCATCGATTCGCCCGGCTTCACCGTGCGCGTGGCCAAGAAGGTGCGGGCCGCCGAGCCAGCCATTCCGCTTGTCCACTATGTGGCGCCCACGGTTTGGGCCTGGAAGCCCAAGCGTGCGGCCAAGTATGCCGCCATCTATGACCACCTTCTCGCGGTGCTGCCCTTCGAGCCGCCCTATTTCGAGAAGGAGGGGCTGGCCTGCACCTTCGTCGGGCATTCGGTCGTCGAAGGTGGTGCGGGGAAGGGTGACGGGGGAGCGTTCCGCGAGCGGCATGGCATCGCGCCGGATGAGCGGATCGTCGCCGTGCTTCCGGGCAGCCGCAAGGGAGAGGTATCCCGCCTGCTGCCCGATTTCCGGGCGACGTTGGAACTGTTGCGTCCAGCGCATCCGAACCTGGTGGCTGTCGTCCCGACGGTGGCGACGGTGCGCGACCGCGTTGCCGCCGCCATCGCCGATTGGCCGCTGCGCACGCTGCTGGTCGAAGGGGATGCCGAGAAGTACGATGCCTTCGCGGCGGCGGAGGCGGCTCTAGCCGCTTCGGGCACCGTCGCGTTGGAACTGGCGCTCGCGCGGCTGCCGACAGTCATCGCCTACCGGCTGAATCCTGTCACCGTCGCGCTTTATCGCCGGCTGATCCAGGTGAAGTACGTCAATCTCGTCAACCTGATGCTCGATCGGATGCTGGTTCCGGAACTGCTGCAGAAGGACTGCCGCCCCGATAGACTGGCGGCCGAGTTGCGCCGTCTGCTCGACGATCCGGCGGCGCGCCAGACGCAGATCGACGGCGTGGCGGAAGTGGCCCGCTGGCTGGGGCAGGGGGATACCCCGCCCAGCGAACGGGCCGCCCGCGCCATCCTGGACCTCGTCGAAGAGCACCGCACAAAAAACGACTGA
- a CDS encoding OmpH family outer membrane protein, with protein sequence MKFSQSKAPFRVAVLSAVTVAGLLFAATSAQAQSQPKAEAPKTEAPKPATATPPAPGAELKAPIIAVIDVQKIMQESTASKGITKSFESLRDSYQKEISALEDKLRKTEDELRKQQTVLSPEALATKRRDFEKQVAEVQKTVQTRKRALETGLNDAMAVVHKTMVDVVAEISRERGANLVLARQQFVLVDTQLDVTDAVMERVNKKLPQVALNVPKQ encoded by the coding sequence ATGAAATTCTCCCAGTCGAAGGCGCCGTTCCGCGTCGCCGTCCTGTCGGCCGTCACGGTCGCCGGCCTCCTGTTCGCCGCCACCTCGGCTCAGGCCCAAAGCCAACCGAAGGCCGAGGCTCCGAAGACCGAAGCCCCCAAGCCGGCGACGGCCACCCCGCCGGCTCCCGGTGCGGAACTGAAGGCCCCGATCATCGCGGTGATCGACGTCCAGAAGATCATGCAGGAGTCCACGGCGTCGAAGGGGATCACCAAGTCCTTCGAATCGCTGCGCGATTCCTACCAGAAGGAAATCTCCGCGCTGGAGGACAAGCTCCGCAAGACCGAGGACGAACTGCGCAAGCAGCAGACCGTCCTGTCGCCGGAAGCGCTCGCCACCAAGCGCCGCGATTTCGAGAAGCAGGTCGCCGAGGTTCAGAAGACGGTCCAGACCCGCAAGCGGGCCCTGGAGACGGGGCTGAACGACGCGATGGCCGTCGTTCACAAGACGATGGTCGATGTGGTCGCCGAGATCTCGCGCGAGCGCGGCGCCAACCTCGTCCTCGCCCGCCAGCAGTTCGTCCTGGTCGATACCCAACTCGACGTCACCGATGCGGTGATGGAGCGGGTGAACAAGAAGCTGCCGCAAGTCGCGCTGAACGTTCCCAAGCAGTGA
- the ftrA gene encoding transcriptional regulator FtrA: MPIAMPPLAVALAYDGLCTFEFGVAVEVFGLPRPELGPNWYRFAVAALDPGPLRAMGGIRIEADGGLDLLDQADVIVIPGWRGAREPVPVRLTEALRRADGRGARILSICSGAFVLAAADLLKGRRATTHWRYAATLGELYPDIRVVPDVLYVDEGNILTSAGSAAGIDLCLHLVRRDFGPEAANSVARRLVVQPHRESGQAQFIEAPVPIACEGARLGPLLDHLRETLAEDHSLPSMASRAGMSLRTFLRRFQALTGTTPGEWLATERLNRARDLLERGTLPVEEVATLAGFGSAATLRHHFRRRLGISPATYRSRFRRDPAPAT; this comes from the coding sequence ATGCCAATTGCCATGCCACCGCTTGCCGTCGCGCTCGCTTATGACGGCCTGTGTACCTTCGAGTTCGGCGTGGCCGTCGAGGTGTTCGGTCTTCCACGCCCTGAGCTTGGCCCCAATTGGTATCGCTTCGCCGTCGCCGCGCTCGATCCCGGCCCGTTGCGGGCGATGGGCGGCATCCGCATCGAGGCCGATGGCGGGCTCGACCTGCTCGACCAAGCCGACGTCATCGTCATTCCCGGCTGGCGCGGCGCTCGGGAACCGGTGCCTGTCCGACTGACGGAGGCGCTGCGCCGGGCCGATGGCCGGGGAGCGCGCATCCTCTCGATCTGCTCCGGCGCCTTCGTGCTGGCCGCCGCCGATCTGTTGAAGGGCCGCCGCGCGACCACCCACTGGCGCTATGCCGCAACCCTCGGGGAGCTTTATCCCGACATCCGCGTGGTGCCCGACGTTCTCTATGTGGACGAGGGCAACATCCTGACCTCTGCCGGCAGCGCGGCCGGCATCGACCTTTGCCTTCATCTGGTGCGCCGCGACTTCGGACCCGAGGCCGCCAACAGCGTCGCCCGCCGCCTGGTGGTCCAGCCGCACCGCGAGAGCGGGCAGGCCCAGTTCATCGAGGCACCGGTGCCCATCGCCTGTGAAGGCGCCCGCCTGGGACCGCTGCTCGACCATCTGCGGGAAACCCTGGCGGAGGACCACAGCCTGCCGAGCATGGCCTCACGCGCCGGCATGAGCCTGCGCACCTTCCTGCGCCGCTTCCAGGCACTGACCGGCACCACGCCCGGCGAATGGCTGGCGACGGAGCGGCTGAACCGCGCCCGTGATCTGCTGGAACGCGGAACCTTGCCGGTGGAAGAGGTTGCGACGCTTGCCGGCTTCGGCTCCGCCGCCACCTTGCGGCATCATTTCCGCCGGCGTCTGGGGATCAGTCCGGCGACCTACCGGTCACGCTTCCGACGCGATCCGGCGCCCGCCACATAA
- the lpxA gene encoding acyl-ACP--UDP-N-acetylglucosamine O-acyltransferase — MTVSIHPSAIVDPAAKLGEGVNIGPFCVVGPDVTLGDGVRLVSHVAVDGRTSIGADTVIYPFASIGHRPQDLKFHGEASELVIGARNQIREHVTMNPGTEGGGMITRVGDDGLFMMGSHVAHDCIVGDHVILANNATLGGHVTLGDYVIIGGLSAVRQFVRIGSHAMIGGMSGVENDVIPFGLVMGDRARLAGLNLVGLERRGFKKDDIHALRAAYRMLFGPEGTFAERVEEVGRDFGERALISDVLSFIRAKEARSLCQPRES, encoded by the coding sequence ATGACCGTTTCCATCCATCCGTCCGCCATCGTCGATCCCGCGGCCAAGCTGGGCGAGGGCGTCAACATCGGCCCATTCTGCGTCGTCGGTCCCGACGTCACGCTGGGCGACGGCGTTCGGCTGGTTTCCCATGTGGCTGTGGACGGGCGCACCAGCATCGGCGCCGACACCGTCATCTATCCCTTCGCGTCCATCGGCCATCGTCCGCAGGACCTGAAGTTCCACGGCGAGGCGTCCGAACTCGTCATCGGTGCCCGCAACCAGATCCGCGAGCATGTGACGATGAACCCCGGCACCGAGGGCGGGGGCATGATCACCCGCGTCGGCGACGACGGGCTGTTCATGATGGGCTCGCACGTCGCGCATGACTGCATCGTCGGCGATCACGTCATCCTGGCAAACAACGCCACGCTCGGCGGTCATGTGACGCTGGGTGACTATGTGATCATCGGCGGGCTTTCGGCGGTGCGCCAGTTCGTGCGCATCGGTTCCCACGCCATGATCGGCGGCATGTCGGGCGTCGAGAACGATGTGATTCCCTTCGGTCTGGTCATGGGCGACCGCGCCCGTCTGGCCGGCCTGAACCTCGTCGGGCTTGAGCGGCGCGGCTTCAAGAAGGACGACATCCACGCGCTCCGCGCGGCCTACCGCATGCTGTTCGGGCCGGAGGGTACCTTCGCCGAGCGGGTGGAGGAGGTCGGTCGCGACTTCGGCGAGCGTGCGCTGATCTCCGACGTGCTGTCCTTCATCCGTGCCAAGGAAGCGCGTTCCCTCTGCCAGCCGCGCGAGAGCTGA
- the gloA gene encoding lactoylglutathione lyase codes for MSEFRLLHTMLRVLDLEKSLDFYTRLLGMKLLRRNDYEGGRFTLAFVGYGEESDTAVLELTHNWDQKEPYEIGTAYGHIALGVPDIYGTCEKLAAEGVKIPRPPGPMKHGTTVIAFIEDPDGYKVELIETK; via the coding sequence ATGAGCGAATTCCGTCTGCTGCATACGATGCTGCGCGTGCTGGATCTGGAGAAGTCACTGGACTTCTACACCCGGCTGCTCGGCATGAAGCTGCTGCGCCGCAACGACTACGAGGGCGGCCGCTTCACCCTGGCCTTCGTCGGCTATGGCGAAGAATCCGACACGGCGGTTCTGGAACTGACCCACAACTGGGACCAGAAGGAGCCGTACGAGATCGGCACCGCCTATGGCCATATCGCGCTCGGCGTTCCCGACATCTACGGCACCTGCGAGAAGCTGGCCGCGGAAGGCGTGAAGATCCCGCGTCCGCCGGGTCCGATGAAGCACGGCACCACCGTCATCGCCTTCATCGAGGATCCGGACGGCTACAAGGTTGAGCTGATCGAGACGAAGTGA
- a CDS encoding rhodanese-like domain-containing protein, with product MASLVTEIPAASPADAAAHFARKLSLETDCWDVHESLKSGGPDFVLLDVRGPAAFAEGHVPGALNLPHGKITERRMTEWPAGTLFVVYCAGPHCNGADRAALRLARIGRPVKLMIGGVTGWIDEGFVLESGN from the coding sequence ATGGCCAGTCTCGTCACCGAAATTCCAGCCGCATCACCGGCGGATGCCGCCGCCCATTTCGCCCGCAAGCTGTCGTTGGAGACCGATTGCTGGGATGTGCATGAGTCGCTGAAATCCGGCGGTCCCGATTTCGTGCTGCTCGATGTGCGTGGACCGGCGGCTTTCGCCGAAGGGCATGTGCCGGGTGCACTGAACCTGCCGCATGGCAAAATCACGGAAAGGCGGATGACGGAATGGCCGGCGGGCACGCTGTTCGTCGTCTATTGCGCCGGCCCGCACTGCAACGGCGCGGATCGCGCGGCCTTGCGGCTGGCGCGGATCGGGCGGCCGGTCAAGCTGATGATCGGCGGCGTGACGGGATGGATCGACGAGGGATTCGTGCTCGAAAGCGGGAACTGA
- the gltA gene encoding citrate synthase — MTQTEDGKDTVTLIDNKTGKQVTMPVLHGSVGPSVIDIRKLYAATGYFTYDPGFTSTGSCESGITYIDGDEGVLLHRGYAIDELAENSTFPEVCFLLLNNHLPTAAERTEFENILRRHSMVHEQLTKFYSGFRRDAHPMAIMCGVVGALSAFYHDSLDINDPQERKIAAHRLIAKMPTIAAMAYKYSTGQPFMYPRNDLSYAENFLYMTFGTPCEPFKVNPILSKAMDKIFILHADHEQNASTSTVRLAGSSGANPFACIAAGIASLWGPAHGGANEAVLKMLEEIGSVDRIPEFVRRAKDKNDNFRLMGFGHRVYKNYDPRAQVMRQTCHEVLGELGIKDEPLLDIAMELEKIALSDEYFIEKKLYPNVDFYSGIILKAMGFPTSMFTVLFALARTVGWISQWKEMIEDPVQKIGRPRQLYTGDTKRPFVPLDKRG, encoded by the coding sequence ATGACCCAGACTGAGGACGGCAAGGATACCGTTACCCTCATCGACAATAAAACGGGCAAGCAGGTCACGATGCCGGTCCTGCACGGCAGCGTCGGGCCGAGCGTGATCGACATCCGCAAGCTCTACGCCGCCACCGGCTATTTCACCTACGATCCGGGCTTCACCTCTACGGGCAGCTGCGAGTCGGGCATCACCTACATCGACGGCGACGAGGGTGTCCTGCTGCACCGCGGCTACGCCATCGATGAGCTGGCCGAGAACTCCACCTTCCCGGAAGTCTGCTTCCTCCTGCTCAACAACCACCTGCCGACCGCGGCAGAGCGCACGGAGTTCGAGAACATCCTGCGCCGCCATTCGATGGTGCACGAGCAGCTGACCAAGTTCTACAGCGGCTTCCGCCGTGACGCCCACCCGATGGCGATCATGTGCGGCGTCGTCGGCGCCCTGTCGGCCTTCTATCACGACTCGCTGGACATCAACGATCCGCAGGAGCGCAAGATCGCCGCGCACCGCCTGATCGCCAAGATGCCGACGATCGCGGCGATGGCCTACAAGTACTCGACCGGCCAGCCCTTCATGTATCCGCGCAACGACCTGTCCTACGCGGAGAACTTCCTCTACATGACCTTCGGCACGCCCTGCGAGCCGTTCAAGGTCAACCCGATCCTGTCCAAGGCGATGGACAAGATCTTCATCCTGCATGCCGACCACGAGCAGAACGCCTCGACCTCGACGGTCCGCCTGGCCGGTTCGTCGGGCGCGAACCCGTTCGCCTGCATCGCCGCCGGCATCGCCTCTCTGTGGGGTCCGGCCCATGGCGGCGCGAACGAAGCCGTGCTGAAGATGCTGGAGGAGATCGGCTCGGTCGACCGCATCCCCGAGTTCGTCCGCCGCGCCAAGGACAAGAACGACAACTTCCGCCTGATGGGCTTCGGCCACCGGGTCTACAAGAACTACGACCCGCGCGCCCAGGTCATGCGCCAGACCTGCCACGAGGTTCTCGGCGAGCTCGGCATCAAGGACGAGCCGCTGCTGGACATCGCGATGGAGCTGGAGAAGATCGCCCTGTCGGACGAGTACTTCATCGAGAAGAAGCTCTATCCGAACGTCGATTTCTATTCGGGCATCATCCTGAAGGCGATGGGCTTCCCGACCAGCATGTTCACCGTGCTGTTCGCGCTGGCCCGCACCGTCGGCTGGATCAGCCAGTGGAAGGAGATGATCGAGGATCCGGTGCAGAAGATCGGCCGTCCGCGTCAGCTCTACACCGGCGACACCAAGCGGCCGTTCGTGCCGCTGGACAAGCGTGGCTAA
- the fabZ gene encoding 3-hydroxyacyl-ACP dehydratase FabZ yields MDVTADNNAHSNKIDDIDITRIMKMIPHRYPILMIDRVIDVTLGEGATGVKNVTINEPFFQGHFPSRPVMPGVLIIEAMAQTSAVLVVATLGPDAEGKLVYFMTVDEARFRRPVTPGDTIHIHVTKQRQRANVWKFKGEAKVNGVLVAEAVYSAMILDEK; encoded by the coding sequence ATGGACGTGACGGCGGACAACAACGCGCACAGCAATAAGATCGACGACATCGACATCACGCGGATCATGAAAATGATCCCGCATCGCTACCCGATCCTGATGATCGACCGGGTGATCGATGTGACGCTGGGCGAAGGCGCCACCGGCGTGAAGAACGTCACGATCAACGAGCCCTTCTTCCAGGGCCATTTCCCGTCGCGTCCGGTAATGCCCGGCGTGCTGATCATCGAGGCGATGGCGCAGACCTCCGCCGTGCTGGTGGTCGCCACGCTCGGGCCGGATGCCGAAGGCAAGCTGGTCTATTTCATGACCGTGGACGAGGCGCGTTTCCGCCGTCCGGTCACCCCCGGCGACACCATCCACATCCACGTGACCAAGCAGCGCCAGCGCGCCAATGTTTGGAAGTTCAAGGGCGAGGCCAAGGTCAACGGCGTCCTCGTCGCCGAAGCCGTCTATTCCGCCATGATCCTGGACGAAAAATGA